A window of the Bacteroidales bacterium genome harbors these coding sequences:
- a CDS encoding ABC transporter permease: MIRNLFVSIGDYLLLLNKTFRRPEKMRQFRSQVITEFYLLGIESIFIIAIISIFMGAAVAMQTAYSIDSPLIPKYTIGYITRSTVILEFSPTIISLILAGKVGSRIAGELGTMRVTEQIDALEVMGINSACYLILPKIVAFVIITPFLIIISMFLGILGGYLVAILTGLFSVETYMFGVHSFFYPFEVIYSLIKSLFFAFIITSVSSYFGYYVSGGALEVGRAGTKAVVQSSVLIIVTNVILTQILLT; encoded by the coding sequence ATGATACGTAATTTATTTGTAAGCATTGGCGATTATCTTCTTCTTCTAAACAAGACCTTTAGAAGACCTGAAAAAATGCGTCAATTCCGCTCACAAGTCATTACAGAATTTTATCTTTTAGGAATAGAATCTATTTTTATTATAGCTATTATCAGTATTTTTATGGGAGCTGCCGTTGCAATGCAAACAGCATACAGTATTGACAGTCCTTTAATTCCAAAATACACCATTGGCTATATTACTCGCTCTACAGTAATTCTCGAATTTTCCCCAACAATTATTAGCTTGATATTAGCTGGAAAAGTTGGGTCTCGTATTGCTGGCGAACTAGGTACAATGCGTGTCACAGAACAAATAGATGCCCTAGAGGTTATGGGTATTAATTCAGCTTGCTATTTAATCTTACCCAAGATTGTTGCTTTTGTTATAATTACACCTTTTTTAATTATTATTTCAATGTTTTTAGGAATTTTGGGCGGCTACTTAGTTGCAATTCTAACTGGGCTTTTTAGCGTCGAAACCTATATGTTTGGTGTTCATTCTTTTTTCTATCCTTTTGAAGTAATTTATTCATTAATAAAATCATTGTTTTTTGCATTTATAATTACTTCCGTAAGTTCATATTTTGGATATTATGTCAGCGGTGGAGCATTAGAAGTAGGGAGAGCAGGAACAAAAGCTGTTGTTCAAAGTAGCGTTTTAATTATTGTTACAAATGTAA